The DNA segment TCTCAATTGAGTCTAGATTCGCAGGGTCAAAATCAAAGTCTGCGACTGTGTTGGTTTGTGATAAATCCCATTGAGTTGGCTCGTAGTAGCCCGAAAACCCAGCGGCATAGCTGGGTGCAGCCATTACCAAACTGCCACAATAGACAGAAGCCGTCGCGGATGCGACCAATAAACCCCTATTCAGTGTGCTTTGCGCGAACATCAAAATGTATTTCCTCAGTTACTAAAACGATGTTTCAAAAGTTTAGAGCAAATATTATTCGCTACTAGACAAAAGAAGTGTGTTTTCTAGGACAAGCTACGCAGTCAGGGCAGCTATGCCAGTTACGGTTTTACGGCTTCGTCAGTCGCCATAACCAGTATTAATAGATGCTGTACGAATCCGCGTAAATAGCAAATTTTTGGTGTGTCTAGGAAAAGTCTGACAAATTTGAAGTTAGCTTTTATATTCTAGACTAAGTACAATGGACTATGTACACAATATCATGTGTGTGTTTCAATTACCATAATCTTCATCAAGACTTAATTGAATCTAGTTGTAAATCAGTATTTTCACGAGGTTTTCCAAATTGCATGGAAATATTTAGCAAAAATTTGTGTGTTGAATATAACTAAGTAGTTTAGCTCACCATATTTCTAAAAACATAATCTAATTTTCTAGCAATAGAAACATTAAGTACATTACAGCCGCAATAACTATTGGGTATTTTTTTAATTCACATTTCTTAATACTGAGAAGGTCTGACACAAGCTGCTTCACCAGGAACAGGATCGGGATAAATAGCTAAAGTGTGATAATTAGGAGCAATGTCTTCATATAAAATTCTGAAGGTATAGAGTTTACTTCTACCTTGCTCTTCAGTAATCACTGTTAAAAGTGTATTATCTGTTTGAGGCAGTCCCGGAATATTCAGTCTTTGAATTCGTCGCAGTTGAATGACGTTGGCTGATGATTTCGCACAATCTCCGGAACTAAAATTACGTTCTGTGCCAAACTGCATACACATTGGCCCATCAAAATCCATAGTGACCTGTGATGGGTCATTTAACCAAACTTTTTTAATTGTTTCGCCAGCTGGCAAAAAGCTTAAATTTGTCCCTTGCTGATAGGAAACTTTGATAGTAGGTACGACTCCTCCTAAACCTTGTGCATGGCAAGAAAACATGGAACGGAGAACAGCATTATTAGCTAAGGTACGACCTGCAAATAATAATATGGGTACGGAGAAAATTAAAGCGGTCAGAGGCAATAATTTAGGATATTTTAGGGTTTTTTCGCTCAAATTCATGTGTTTCATGTCTGCAAACAGAGAAATGGGGAGTGGGGATTAGTTTATGGGAATTGATTTATCTCATTTCTACAAATGCGATAGATTGATTGCGTGGTTTAGCCATAGAAAAAATGACCCACAGATAAACACAGATGATTTTGTAATTAATATCTGAAGAAATACTAGATTTCCATGTAATTACGAATTACGAATTACGAATTATAACTGCATCGTTCTATTGACGTATATTTCGACTTCTTTGCCAGCTGGTATGAACCAAACATTTGTTTGTTGCATCATTCTAGCGATCGCTTGTTGATTACGTTGTGAAATTTGAGGAACTACAGAGTTTAAACCACCTTCTAAAACTCCAGCCGGAATATTGCGTCTATTGTTAGAGTTGGTGACCACAGTGCTACCATCCCCAACTGTAACTCTGGATTCAGTGCGATTAAATAACTCGGCTCCTTTACCAATCCCTCCCAGCACAAATAGTCCTAAATCCATCCCCGCTATAGATGAACCCTGATTGGGATATTGACTTGCTACTAAAGGTTTACCTTGGGGAGCGCGAACCATCATAGCATTGCTGGGTAAGCTCTTTTCTATAAATTCGCCGTTATCTTCTGAAATCACTTTCACTACATTCAACTGCAACAGTCCTTGTTCAGAAATAGAACTAATTTCAGCTAATAATTCAGTATTAGCTGGTAAAGCGATCGCACCATCCACAGATTTGAGTGAATTTGTCAAACGCAAAACAAATACATTGCCGTCTTCATTACTTTCATTATTCCTCGACCTAGTAGTTTCCCCAAATACCGCAGTTGCCAATACAGCTCTAACACTACTCCCTACTCTGATAGATTTTTGGCTTTGGGCTTGGCTGACGAGAGTATTTTCTTCTGGTGGACTTGGTTCCGGGTTAGAGTTGGTTACCTGGGGGTCTACATTACTACTGCGGTCTGGTACAGATAAAGCTGTATTCACTCTAGATTGACCAGTCGTGTTGACTTGACCATAGCTACCTAACTTGGC comes from the Nodularia sp. NIES-3585 genome and includes:
- a CDS encoding TrbI/VirB10 family protein gives rise to the protein MTSYSIHPELSAKHLVKPIPDQHQSEVESSDWESRMAKLVGFEDQSPQVNVEALEADSASLQPSQFQPEEVQTQQSLSSNPFAKLALVGSATLAVVVVAGAFLSQVMNTSNQQPRNNLVSSTAPLPAINESPQLNLEQEVEILKTKLALAEQAQTVTAAQQNLRNRVVSRAETPQVRESISQPVQTAAIPQPRIVTVERIVERPASPPIAVAPTPAPLPVPARQTPPSPPNPLDEWTRLAKLGSYGQVNTTGQSRVNTALSVPDRSSNVDPQVTNSNPEPSPPEENTLVSQAQSQKSIRVGSSVRAVLATAVFGETTRSRNNESNEDGNVFVLRLTNSLKSVDGAIALPANTELLAEISSISEQGLLQLNVVKVISEDNGEFIEKSLPSNAMMVRAPQGKPLVASQYPNQGSSIAGMDLGLFVLGGIGKGAELFNRTESRVTVGDGSTVVTNSNNRRNIPAGVLEGGLNSVVPQISQRNQQAIARMMQQTNVWFIPAGKEVEIYVNRTMQL